One Prevotella melaninogenica DNA window includes the following coding sequences:
- a CDS encoding sensor histidine kinase — translation MKRTKTYSIITGWVGCLLLLMLAACNVPHVQEVDELNDKAYALHYRNLDSVRIYADKAYSLAGSYDAGKAEALNNLAFVDLMKMRFTDAYAKLDSVLKITDNQVELLVADIQFMRLCQRESLNKEFYDYYEKAQKRIHRIEEDEELLSPRQRRRMVYARSEFAIVTSTYYYYVGLEQPSIKAISQINPDGEIQTDMAQLLAYYYNIGSGGIINTNSQKAIEQKEFEYLIRCYMLARQHNFPYWEANSLQAISELILNDKSRATLMHDNLPSFQYINLDNMPERLLAGNLAQRSLHIFQRYGDVYQTAGCYRTLASCYWQIKDYRSAIICLNKALHDNPAINQAPDLVASIREQLSVTYSAINNKQQSDYNRNIYLDLQDETRQDRYLTSRAEQLERTSKQLNLIIIAVALSIFFVLASLVLFHYLRRRKDTQGSLDDLLLPLEQWRHNNEKHMAELADKYEEVSEQLVINKLHLTDNKRKHLEQRAKISLVNGVIPLIDRMLHEIEKLKKGGESDAVQAERYTYIRELTDKINELNAVLTEWIQLRQGKLSLHIESFPIQQVFDIVKKGRMGFHMKGIDLRVEDTKAVVKADRVLTLFMVNTLADNARKFTDKGGKVTISSIEEPDYVEISVADTGCGLTEEQQQHIFDHKPIHDQKDSASHGFGLMNCNGIINKYKKISQIFSVCEMGVESEKDKGSRFFFRLPKGISRVLLAFVLATASLLTAQARPTRASDKATALAKKDYNTLAGIYADSAYFSNINGSYSKTLAYADTCRYYLNLHYLQLRPKGKELMKRLGSLSIVPAEIKWYHDSLPMNYGIILDIRNESAVAALALHEWEVYKYNNSVYTHLFKERYADNSLGEYCRMMMKSETNKNVAVALLVLFLLSIFPVYYVMYYRHRLSYQFCLERVKQINTILLSDVSEENKLREVEKGVSDRFPERLLAIVNQIKEALIASVEENQKSQSDIEMLEDEVRCVEYENERLHISNSILDNCLSTLKHETMYYPSRIRQLVDEPDGQLEAIDELAIYYKELYQILSQQAMSQVESVKLVSRPVDITTLVSPSKLTTTFESPLISGDPVFLSYLFDILYLINNNQPLTVTAEEHQPGYLTLHVIMSTLTLSDDVCRDLFQPSADRLMFFICRQIARDNGESTNKRGCGISANAIPNGVRIDVVLAKAN, via the coding sequence ATGAAAAGAACAAAGACATACAGCATAATTACAGGGTGGGTAGGTTGTCTACTCCTTCTGATGCTTGCTGCATGTAATGTTCCACACGTACAAGAAGTTGACGAATTAAACGACAAGGCATATGCCTTACACTATCGTAATCTCGACTCCGTGAGAATCTATGCGGATAAAGCCTACAGCCTGGCAGGAAGCTATGACGCAGGAAAGGCGGAGGCATTAAACAATCTTGCTTTTGTTGACTTGATGAAGATGCGCTTTACAGATGCCTATGCTAAACTCGATTCTGTCCTCAAAATCACTGATAACCAAGTAGAACTCTTGGTGGCAGACATCCAGTTTATGCGTCTTTGTCAGCGTGAGTCACTCAATAAGGAGTTCTATGACTACTATGAAAAAGCACAGAAACGAATTCATCGTATCGAAGAAGACGAGGAACTACTCTCTCCTCGTCAACGTCGTCGCATGGTTTATGCGCGCTCAGAGTTTGCCATTGTCACTTCGACATACTATTATTATGTAGGTTTGGAGCAACCTTCTATCAAGGCAATCAGCCAGATTAATCCCGATGGAGAGATACAAACCGACATGGCTCAGCTCTTGGCTTATTACTATAACATCGGTTCGGGTGGTATTATCAATACCAATTCGCAGAAAGCCATAGAGCAGAAAGAGTTTGAGTATCTCATACGCTGTTATATGCTTGCACGCCAGCACAACTTCCCTTATTGGGAGGCAAACTCCTTGCAGGCGATCAGTGAGCTGATTCTGAACGATAAGAGTCGAGCAACACTGATGCATGATAACCTACCGTCGTTCCAATATATCAACCTTGATAATATGCCTGAGAGACTTCTTGCGGGCAATTTAGCACAGCGATCACTGCATATCTTCCAACGTTATGGAGATGTTTATCAGACGGCAGGTTGCTATCGTACCTTGGCTTCATGCTATTGGCAGATAAAGGATTACCGCTCGGCTATCATCTGTCTGAACAAGGCTTTGCACGATAATCCAGCTATCAATCAGGCACCCGACCTTGTTGCGTCTATCCGAGAGCAGTTGAGTGTTACGTATTCGGCTATAAATAATAAGCAACAGAGTGATTATAACCGTAACATCTACCTTGATCTTCAGGACGAAACTCGACAAGACAGATACCTTACATCACGTGCTGAACAATTAGAGCGTACCTCAAAACAGCTGAATCTTATTATCATTGCTGTGGCACTCTCTATCTTCTTTGTGCTTGCTTCGCTTGTCCTCTTCCATTATCTTCGTCGAAGAAAAGATACACAGGGTTCGTTAGACGATCTCCTCCTTCCGCTTGAACAGTGGCGTCATAACAATGAAAAGCACATGGCTGAACTGGCGGATAAGTATGAAGAGGTGTCTGAACAACTTGTTATCAATAAGTTACATCTTACGGATAATAAGCGTAAACACCTTGAACAACGGGCTAAGATTTCGCTTGTCAATGGTGTTATCCCACTCATCGACCGTATGTTACATGAGATTGAGAAGCTCAAGAAGGGTGGCGAAAGTGATGCTGTGCAGGCAGAACGTTACACCTATATCCGTGAGTTGACCGATAAGATTAACGAGCTAAACGCTGTTCTCACAGAGTGGATTCAGCTTAGACAAGGTAAACTGTCGCTGCATATTGAGAGTTTCCCTATACAACAGGTGTTCGATATCGTGAAGAAAGGACGTATGGGTTTCCATATGAAGGGTATCGACCTACGTGTAGAAGACACGAAAGCTGTCGTCAAAGCCGACCGCGTTCTGACGCTTTTCATGGTGAATACATTGGCTGATAATGCCCGTAAGTTTACCGATAAGGGAGGTAAGGTGACCATTTCATCTATTGAAGAGCCGGACTATGTTGAGATATCTGTTGCCGATACGGGCTGTGGACTCACTGAGGAACAGCAACAACACATCTTCGATCACAAGCCAATTCATGATCAGAAAGACAGTGCTTCACATGGTTTTGGATTGATGAATTGTAATGGTATCATCAATAAATACAAGAAGATTAGTCAAATATTCTCTGTTTGTGAGATGGGTGTAGAGAGCGAGAAGGACAAGGGAAGTCGTTTCTTCTTCCGCTTGCCAAAGGGTATCAGCCGTGTCTTGTTGGCATTTGTCCTCGCTACAGCCTCCCTCCTGACAGCTCAGGCACGTCCTACAAGAGCCAGCGATAAGGCTACTGCCCTTGCAAAGAAGGACTATAACACCCTTGCAGGCATCTATGCAGACTCGGCTTACTTCTCAAATATCAATGGTTCCTATAGTAAGACATTGGCTTATGCAGACACATGTCGTTACTATCTGAATCTCCATTATCTCCAACTTCGCCCTAAAGGAAAGGAGTTGATGAAGCGACTTGGAAGCCTTTCTATCGTTCCTGCAGAGATTAAGTGGTATCATGATAGCCTGCCAATGAACTATGGTATCATTCTCGACATACGTAACGAGAGTGCTGTGGCAGCATTGGCACTGCACGAATGGGAGGTTTATAAATACAATAACTCTGTTTATACCCACCTCTTTAAGGAGCGTTATGCCGACAACTCATTGGGCGAATACTGTCGAATGATGATGAAGTCGGAGACGAATAAGAATGTGGCTGTTGCCCTTCTTGTGCTTTTCCTGCTTTCAATTTTCCCTGTTTATTACGTGATGTATTATCGTCATCGTCTCTCTTATCAGTTCTGTTTGGAGCGTGTGAAGCAGATAAACACGATTCTTCTTAGTGATGTAAGCGAAGAAAACAAACTCAGAGAGGTTGAGAAAGGTGTTAGCGACAGATTCCCAGAACGATTACTTGCTATCGTCAACCAGATTAAGGAGGCACTAATTGCCTCTGTTGAGGAGAATCAAAAGAGCCAATCAGACATAGAAATGCTCGAAGATGAGGTGCGTTGTGTGGAATATGAGAACGAGCGTTTGCACATTAGTAACAGCATTCTTGATAACTGTCTATCAACACTCAAGCATGAAACGATGTACTATCCTTCACGTATTCGCCAGCTTGTAGACGAACCTGATGGTCAACTTGAGGCGATTGACGAGTTGGCAATCTACTATAAAGAACTCTATCAGATTCTTAGTCAGCAGGCAATGAGCCAAGTAGAATCCGTGAAACTCGTGTCGCGCCCAGTGGATATCACGACATTGGTGAGTCCATCGAAGCTGACAACAACCTTCGAGTCACCACTCATCAGTGGCGACCCTGTCTTCCTTTCTTATTTATTTGATATACTATATCTTATCAATAACAACCAACCACTGACGGTCACAGCCGAAGAACATCAGCCTGGTTACCTCACCCTACATGTCATCATGTCGACACTGACACTCTCAGATGACGTTTGTCGCGACCTCTTCCAGCCTTCTGCCGACCGTTTGATGTTCTTTATCTGCCGACAGATAGCCCGCGACAATGGTGAATCAACCAATAAACGTGGCTGCGGTATCTCAGCGAATGCGATACCAAATGGCGTGAGAATAGATGTGGTTTTGGCAAAAGCAAATTAG
- a CDS encoding DUF5932 domain-containing protein: MENFRVIIVEDVPLELKGTEGIFRNEIPEAEIIGTAESEVAYWKLIKQNLPDLVLLDLGLGGSTTVGVEICRQTKQTYPHVKVLIFTGEILNEKLWVDVLDAGADGICLKSGELLTRGDVASVMSGKRMVFNQPILEKIVGRFKMSVSSQLMHQEAMVSYEIDEYDERFLRHLALGYTKEQITNLRGMPFGVKSLEKRQNELVQKLFPDGNNGMSVNATRLVVRALELRIIDIDNLHADEE, encoded by the coding sequence ATGGAGAATTTTAGAGTCATCATCGTTGAAGACGTACCCTTAGAGTTAAAAGGAACGGAGGGTATCTTCCGAAACGAAATCCCTGAAGCCGAGATTATTGGAACAGCAGAAAGTGAAGTTGCCTACTGGAAACTCATTAAGCAAAACCTGCCCGACCTCGTGCTTCTCGACCTTGGATTGGGTGGTTCAACAACGGTGGGAGTAGAAATCTGCCGCCAAACAAAACAGACTTATCCACATGTAAAGGTGCTTATCTTTACGGGTGAGATACTGAATGAAAAACTATGGGTCGACGTCCTCGATGCTGGTGCTGATGGTATCTGCTTGAAGAGTGGCGAACTATTGACACGTGGCGACGTGGCAAGTGTCATGTCGGGCAAGCGAATGGTATTCAATCAGCCTATCCTCGAAAAGATTGTAGGCAGATTCAAGATGAGCGTGAGCAGTCAGCTGATGCACCAAGAAGCAATGGTTAGCTACGAGATTGACGAGTATGATGAGCGCTTCCTACGCCACCTTGCACTCGGTTATACCAAGGAACAGATTACCAACCTACGTGGTATGCCATTCGGTGTAAAGAGCTTAGAGAAGCGACAGAACGAACTTGTACAGAAGCTCTTCCCTGATGGTAACAATGGAATGAGCGTCAACGCGACGCGTCTTGTTGTACGTGCATTAGAACTACGTATTATCGACATCGACAACCTCCACGCTGATGAGGAATAA
- a CDS encoding ABC transporter permease, which yields MRNKLGYIVLVLLIAQLALILLSWLLTAAFPELPMRSMLSSEGIRWFFGSFVSNQLSPLLIYFIMAVMAAGACVRSRLYTALRAMLSNMRSGLTNSTNNRYKFHYRETVGLRIALVEFIVYVVVMILLTAVPHAILLSVTGQLFPSSFSSSFIPSLSLIIIIMSLTYGVASGTIDSVAKMHKILVGGLEVGSKFIPTYVIGIQLYMSVIYVFIL from the coding sequence ATGAGGAATAAGTTAGGTTATATAGTCTTAGTGCTTCTCATAGCCCAGTTAGCACTGATACTGCTCTCATGGCTTCTTACGGCAGCTTTTCCCGAGCTCCCGATGCGGTCTATGTTGAGCAGTGAGGGCATCCGTTGGTTCTTTGGCTCATTTGTCAGCAACCAACTTTCACCATTGCTTATCTACTTTATTATGGCAGTGATGGCAGCAGGTGCGTGCGTTCGCAGTCGCCTTTATACTGCATTACGAGCGATGCTATCAAACATGAGAAGCGGCCTAACAAACTCCACAAACAATCGTTACAAGTTCCATTATCGAGAAACGGTTGGACTACGCATAGCATTGGTTGAATTCATCGTCTATGTAGTTGTCATGATTCTTCTCACGGCTGTCCCCCACGCAATTCTCCTGAGCGTGACAGGACAGCTATTCCCCAGTTCCTTCTCCTCCAGTTTTATCCCCTCATTATCACTGATTATCATCATCATGTCACTAACCTATGGTGTGGCAAGTGGTACGATAGACAGTGTTGCAAAGATGCACAAGATTCTTGTAGGCGGTTTAGAGGTCGGCTCCAAGTTCATCCCCACCTACGTCATCGGCATTCAACTCTATATGTCAGTCATATATGTGTTTATCCTATAG
- a CDS encoding TOTE conflict system archaeo-eukaryotic primase domain-containing protein, producing MDDLLTRYNKLLRQYEVLHKENEVLRSLLKIHGVEYETRMKEDMNKPIYSLVSVPTITLSIDERIRLFQSLFKGREDVFARRWFSKTTGKSGYQPVCINEWKQGICDKKKYRCVICPNRNFAPLTTQDMYRHLEGKDEYCCDVVGLYAIMQDNNCAFLCADFDDKNCKYGYKEDVLAYVGVCREWLIPYAIERSRSGNGAHVWIFFEAPLPASKARRLGNTILTEAMTRNGQMSFNSYDRFFPNQDYLPEGGFGNLVALPLQGQARRKQNSVFVDNDFLVYKDQWAFLYNLKKIQESTIDQLLRLHYQEELGKLSMSSESKPWVTPLPQNITQEDFHAKVEIIKADKLYIPLKAVSAKVLNHLKRIAAFKNPEFYSKQALRLSTYAIPRIISCFDITNEYLAMPRGCEDATRSFLNDNAVTYTITDKTNHGNKISVSFQGEEREEQLEAINALLPYTNGILHATTAFGKTVTAAAIIARKKVNTLILVHSNALLKQWHDRLTEFLNIDYPKHEEKNKRGRRKVFSPIGCFDSSGNTLHGIIDIALIQSCLDEDGVKPFVQDYGMVIVDECHHVSSITFEQVLMSIKAHTIYGLTATPIRKDGHQPIIFMQCGPIRFSTDVKSQIAKQSFDRFLIPRFTSYNFILEDRLSIATLYKYLSEDEIRNNLIVEDICKAVNTGRTPIILTNRTAHVSVLAEKLNATIKNVISLTGAGTTREKREAMQRLQNIPDSEQLVIVATGKYVGEGFDYPRLDTLFLALPISWKGLLTQYAGRLHREYEGKKDVRIYDYIDIHEPICDSMYRKRLKGYAAIGYKTINTAQPTLFDNINDIPSSVPENQIFNGSTFYRPYTSDLIKAKRSIVISSPKLYRTEQNPLVTLLKELAHQGIEILITTVAENEQTAFIQSKGLSVKVKPKLSLYTTIIDKEVVWYGSINTLGYASKDDNMIKVTDIHLANELIEMILKHS from the coding sequence ATGGATGATTTACTGACAAGATATAATAAACTTCTTAGGCAATATGAGGTTTTGCACAAAGAGAATGAGGTTCTGAGATCACTTCTAAAAATCCATGGTGTTGAATATGAAACAAGGATGAAAGAAGATATGAATAAACCTATATATTCTTTGGTTTCAGTTCCAACTATTACTCTTTCGATAGATGAGCGCATAAGACTTTTCCAATCTTTATTTAAAGGGAGGGAAGATGTCTTTGCACGGAGATGGTTTAGTAAGACAACTGGTAAATCTGGATATCAACCTGTTTGTATTAATGAGTGGAAACAAGGAATCTGTGATAAGAAGAAGTATAGGTGTGTAATATGTCCAAATAGAAACTTTGCACCACTAACAACTCAAGATATGTATCGCCATTTAGAAGGAAAAGATGAGTATTGCTGTGATGTTGTGGGACTCTATGCTATCATGCAAGATAATAACTGTGCTTTCCTTTGTGCCGATTTTGATGACAAGAACTGTAAGTATGGTTATAAAGAAGATGTACTTGCCTATGTGGGTGTGTGCAGAGAATGGCTGATTCCCTATGCCATAGAGCGCTCGAGATCGGGGAATGGTGCCCACGTGTGGATTTTCTTTGAAGCGCCTCTACCAGCATCTAAGGCGAGGAGATTAGGAAATACTATACTAACGGAAGCTATGACGCGTAATGGACAGATGTCGTTCAACTCCTATGATCGATTCTTTCCCAATCAAGATTATTTGCCAGAAGGAGGCTTTGGCAACCTCGTTGCACTCCCACTACAAGGTCAGGCACGCAGGAAACAGAACAGTGTTTTTGTTGATAATGATTTCCTTGTATATAAGGATCAATGGGCATTTCTATATAATCTTAAGAAAATACAAGAATCTACTATCGACCAACTACTACGCCTGCATTATCAAGAAGAACTTGGAAAACTGTCTATGTCGAGCGAAAGCAAGCCATGGGTTACCCCTTTGCCGCAAAATATTACGCAAGAAGACTTCCATGCTAAGGTTGAGATAATCAAAGCAGACAAACTATACATCCCATTGAAGGCTGTTTCTGCAAAGGTACTAAACCATCTGAAAAGAATTGCAGCCTTCAAGAATCCTGAATTTTACAGTAAGCAAGCACTCCGTCTTTCTACATATGCCATTCCACGCATAATCTCATGTTTTGATATTACTAACGAATACCTTGCTATGCCACGTGGTTGTGAGGATGCTACTCGATCTTTCCTTAACGACAATGCTGTAACATACACTATTACTGATAAAACAAATCATGGCAATAAGATTTCTGTTTCTTTTCAAGGGGAAGAAAGAGAGGAACAGTTGGAAGCCATCAATGCCCTATTACCATATACGAATGGCATCCTACATGCCACTACCGCTTTTGGGAAAACCGTTACAGCAGCAGCTATTATCGCTCGTAAAAAAGTAAATACACTCATCCTTGTTCATTCGAATGCATTACTTAAACAATGGCATGACCGCTTAACAGAGTTTCTTAATATCGACTACCCAAAACATGAAGAAAAGAATAAACGTGGTAGACGTAAGGTGTTTTCTCCTATAGGTTGCTTTGATTCATCAGGGAATACGCTTCACGGTATTATTGATATAGCTCTTATACAGTCATGTTTGGATGAAGATGGTGTAAAACCATTTGTACAGGACTACGGAATGGTAATTGTTGACGAATGTCATCATGTGTCTTCTATAACCTTTGAACAAGTATTGATGTCTATAAAAGCTCACACCATATATGGGTTAACAGCTACCCCCATTCGTAAAGACGGTCATCAGCCAATCATCTTCATGCAATGTGGTCCAATACGATTTTCTACTGATGTTAAAAGTCAGATAGCTAAGCAATCCTTCGATAGGTTCCTTATTCCAAGATTTACATCATATAACTTTATTTTAGAGGACAGGCTATCAATTGCAACCTTATATAAATATCTATCCGAAGATGAGATACGCAACAATCTCATTGTAGAAGATATTTGCAAAGCAGTTAATACAGGAAGAACACCGATCATTCTGACTAATAGAACTGCCCATGTGTCTGTATTAGCAGAGAAGTTGAATGCTACCATCAAAAATGTTATCTCATTGACAGGGGCAGGTACGACAAGAGAAAAGCGAGAGGCAATGCAACGGCTACAAAATATTCCTGACAGCGAACAATTAGTTATTGTCGCAACGGGAAAGTATGTTGGCGAAGGCTTTGATTATCCGCGTCTTGACACCCTATTCCTTGCACTTCCAATCTCATGGAAAGGTCTTTTAACTCAGTATGCAGGTCGGCTTCATCGGGAATATGAGGGAAAGAAAGATGTACGTATCTATGACTATATCGATATCCATGAACCAATTTGCGATAGTATGTATAGAAAACGACTCAAAGGCTATGCTGCAATAGGATACAAAACAATCAATACAGCCCAACCAACATTGTTTGATAACATAAACGACATACCGTCCTCCGTACCTGAAAATCAGATATTTAATGGTTCAACTTTCTACCGCCCCTACACTTCAGATTTGATAAAAGCAAAGCGTTCCATTGTGATATCTTCACCAAAACTGTATAGAACGGAGCAAAATCCCTTAGTCACTTTGTTGAAAGAACTTGCTCACCAGGGAATTGAAATTCTTATTACAACAGTTGCAGAGAACGAACAAACAGCATTCATCCAATCAAAGGGGCTATCTGTAAAAGTGAAACCAAAGCTATCATTATATACTACCATCATTGATAAAGAAGTTGTTTGGTATGGTTCAATAAACACGCTTGGTTATGCTTCAAAGGATGATAACATGATAAAGGTGACTGATATTCACCTTGCTAATGAATTGATAGAGATGATACTCAAACATAGTTAA
- a CDS encoding DUF4372 domain-containing protein, which translates to MNKSTHFIGQSLYVQLLNYSNRDKILSLSQALGGEHYIKKFDAWHHLVVMLYAVMMCLDSLREIKDLSLC; encoded by the coding sequence ATGAACAAAAGTACACATTTTATCGGACAATCGCTATATGTTCAACTGTTAAACTATTCTAATCGTGATAAAATTCTCTCTCTGAGCCAAGCTCTGGGAGGTGAACACTATATAAAGAAGTTTGATGCATGGCATCATCTTGTCGTCATGCTTTATGCCGTAATGATGTGTTTAGACTCTCTGCGTGAGATAAAAGACCTCTCTCTTTGCTAA
- a CDS encoding methylated-DNA--[protein]-cysteine S-methyltransferase, with protein MYFCRYPSPLGNLLLAEEEDAIVYCQWEDTIDERMIAKWTEDKEQNSVLLTEACRQLTEYFTQKRKTFNLPIRLNGTPFQLLAWEGLQQIPYGETLSYAELARRIGRNKAARAVGNANHHNPLMVIIPCHRVVASNGELGGYAGGTARKVWLLEKERGCVKM; from the coding sequence ATGTACTTCTGTCGTTACCCCTCACCCCTCGGCAACTTATTACTTGCCGAGGAAGAAGACGCTATCGTTTATTGCCAATGGGAAGATACGATTGACGAACGAATGATAGCGAAGTGGACGGAAGACAAGGAACAAAACAGCGTGTTACTAACTGAGGCTTGCCGACAGCTAACGGAATATTTCACTCAGAAGCGTAAGACTTTTAACCTCCCCATACGATTAAACGGCACTCCCTTTCAGCTACTCGCATGGGAAGGTTTGCAGCAAATCCCATACGGAGAAACGCTTTCTTACGCAGAATTAGCAAGACGTATCGGCAGAAACAAAGCCGCCCGTGCTGTAGGTAATGCCAATCACCATAATCCATTAATGGTCATCATTCCCTGCCATAGAGTTGTGGCAAGCAATGGAGAATTAGGAGGATATGCAGGAGGAACAGCCCGAAAAGTGTGGTTGTTGGAAAAAGAAAGAGGGTGTGTCAAAATGTAA
- a CDS encoding DUF308 domain-containing protein, protein MKVLQISAIRAIIVLVTGFLLVRYREETMTWMTITVGILFLLSGLVSCIAYYFEKEKVAKKTAKAEQQEGQQEEENLKSPSFPIAGVGSIALGIILAVMPNTFITWVVYILAALLILGAVNQFMNLARSRQYARVPVYMWLFPTVILAVAILLISKPIETAQLPLLVLGWAFMYYGVLEFILIIRMYLVRKSYEKAEDAKIVTGDKLVTDNIEDAEVVEE, encoded by the coding sequence ATGAAAGTACTTCAAATATCAGCCATAAGGGCTATTATCGTATTAGTGACAGGTTTCCTCCTCGTAAGATATCGTGAGGAAACTATGACGTGGATGACCATCACCGTGGGTATACTCTTCCTACTCTCTGGATTGGTTTCCTGCATCGCTTACTATTTTGAAAAGGAGAAAGTAGCAAAGAAAACAGCGAAGGCAGAACAGCAAGAAGGACAACAAGAAGAAGAGAACCTCAAGTCGCCTTCCTTCCCTATTGCGGGTGTTGGCAGTATTGCCTTGGGTATCATCCTTGCCGTTATGCCCAACACGTTTATCACATGGGTGGTTTATATCCTTGCAGCATTACTGATTCTCGGTGCTGTCAATCAGTTTATGAACCTCGCTCGTTCACGTCAATACGCTCGTGTTCCAGTCTATATGTGGCTCTTCCCAACAGTCATCTTGGCAGTAGCTATTCTTTTGATTAGTAAACCAATAGAGACTGCGCAGCTTCCATTGTTAGTTCTCGGATGGGCATTTATGTACTATGGAGTCTTAGAATTCATCTTGATTATCCGTATGTATCTTGTCCGTAAATCTTACGAGAAGGCTGAAGATGCCAAGATTGTGACAGGCGACAAGTTGGTTACAGATAATATCGAAGACGCTGAGGTTGTAGAGGAATAA